In Mycolicibacterium phocaicum, one DNA window encodes the following:
- a CDS encoding shikimate kinase gives MSRHAAVLVTGMSGVGKSTALVGLAQRGYATVDTDDGAWIDVVDGEPLWRESLIDELLNRRRDGPLFVQGTVANQWRFYNRFDAVVLLTAPTDVVLDRVQRRTNNPFGKSVDERARILADIAEVEPLLRRSATHEIDTTRPLPKVIDALIDIAEAAR, from the coding sequence ATGAGTCGCCACGCCGCGGTCCTCGTGACGGGCATGTCCGGGGTCGGTAAGTCGACGGCACTCGTCGGCCTTGCCCAGCGGGGTTATGCCACCGTCGACACCGACGACGGTGCGTGGATCGACGTCGTCGACGGCGAGCCGCTCTGGCGTGAGTCCCTGATCGACGAGCTGCTGAACCGCCGACGCGACGGGCCGTTGTTCGTCCAGGGCACCGTGGCCAACCAGTGGCGCTTCTACAACCGCTTCGACGCGGTCGTACTCCTCACCGCCCCAACCGATGTCGTGTTGGACAGGGTGCAGCGCCGCACGAACAACCCCTTCGGCAAGAGTGTCGACGAGCGCGCCCGGATCCTGGCCGACATCGCCGAGGTCGAACCCCTGTTGCGGCGGTCGGCCACCCACGAGATCGACACGACCCGGCCACTGCCGAAGGTGATCGACGCCCTGATCGATATCGCCGAGGCGGCGCGGTAA
- a CDS encoding N-acetylmuramoyl-L-alanine amidase has product MSILRRGDRGGSVTEIRAALAALGLLDSPDADLTTGKHVALDLFDEELDQAVRAFQQQRGLLVDGMVGEATYRALKEASYRLGARTLSHQFGAPMYGDDVATLQARLQDLGFYTGLVDGHFGLQTHNGLMSYQREYGMFPDGICGPETLRSLYFLGSRVTGGSPHAIREEELVRRSGPRLTGKRIIIDPGRGGDDRGLIMTSRSGPVSEADVLWDLASRLEGRMTAIGMDTFLSRPVSGSPSDAERAATANAVGADLMISLRCASLPSPAANGVASFYFGNSHGSVSTIGRNLADFIQREVVARSGFRDCRTHGRTWDLLRLTRMPTVQVDIGYVSSPHDRELLTSPGHRDSIAEGILAAVKRLYLLGKNDRPTGTFTFAELLAHEMSVEQAGQAGA; this is encoded by the coding sequence ATGTCGATACTGCGTCGCGGTGACCGGGGAGGTTCGGTCACCGAGATTCGGGCCGCACTGGCCGCCCTGGGACTGCTGGACAGTCCCGACGCGGATCTCACCACCGGCAAGCACGTCGCTCTCGACCTCTTCGACGAAGAACTCGATCAGGCCGTGCGTGCCTTCCAGCAGCAGCGTGGGCTGCTCGTCGACGGCATGGTCGGCGAAGCCACGTACCGCGCGCTGAAAGAGGCCTCGTACCGGCTGGGGGCGCGCACGCTCTCGCACCAGTTCGGTGCCCCGATGTACGGCGACGACGTCGCCACCCTGCAGGCCCGGCTGCAGGATCTCGGTTTCTACACCGGTCTCGTCGATGGTCATTTCGGCTTGCAGACCCACAACGGCCTGATGTCGTACCAGCGTGAGTACGGCATGTTCCCCGACGGCATCTGCGGTCCGGAGACGTTGCGCTCGCTGTACTTCCTCGGTTCGCGGGTGACGGGCGGTTCGCCGCACGCCATCCGCGAAGAGGAACTCGTGCGGCGCAGCGGCCCCCGCCTGACCGGAAAGCGGATCATCATCGATCCGGGCCGCGGCGGTGACGATCGCGGGCTCATCATGACCAGCCGCTCCGGCCCGGTCAGTGAGGCCGACGTCCTGTGGGATCTGGCCAGCCGGCTGGAAGGCCGCATGACGGCCATCGGCATGGACACGTTCCTGTCGCGCCCCGTCAGCGGCAGCCCGTCCGACGCCGAGCGGGCCGCGACGGCCAACGCCGTCGGTGCCGATCTGATGATCAGCCTCCGGTGCGCCAGCCTGCCCAGCCCGGCCGCCAACGGCGTCGCCTCGTTCTACTTCGGTAACTCGCACGGTTCGGTGTCCACCATCGGCCGCAACCTCGCCGACTTCATCCAGCGGGAAGTCGTGGCGCGCAGCGGTTTCCGCGACTGCCGGACCCACGGACGGACCTGGGATCTGCTGCGGCTGACCCGGATGCCCACGGTGCAGGTCGACATCGGCTATGTGAGCAGCCCACACGACCGTGAGCTGCTGACCTCTCCCGGCCACCGCGACTCCATCGCCGAAGGCATCCTCGCTGCCGTGAAGCGGCTGTACCTGTTGGGCAAGAACGACCGTCCCACAGGCACTTTCACGTTCGCCGAGCTGCTGGCGCACGAGATGTCGGTGGAGCAGGCCGGCCAGGCCGGCGCGTAG